One genomic segment of Trichoplusia ni isolate ovarian cell line Hi5 chromosome 5, tn1, whole genome shotgun sequence includes these proteins:
- the LOC113494436 gene encoding ubiquitin-conjugating enzyme E2 T-like produces MIPSARMARLAREVKSFETKPPWGIVCQPRKDDVYDVLNFTLQGPAGSPYENGYFKLTVTIPQKYPFEPPLVKFITPVYHPNIDKGGRICMDMLKMPPHGTWLPTITLETLLVSLQTLLGNPNPDDPLMMDLATEYKFNIKEYIEKARKYTEKYAKP; encoded by the exons ATGATACCCAGCGCTCGTATGGCGCGCTTAGCTAGAGAAGTAAAGAGTTTTGAAACAAAACCTCCTTGGGGAATAGTTTGTCAGCCAAGAAAAGACGATGTTTACGACGTTTTAAACTTCACACTGCAAGGACCGGCAGGTTCCCCGTATGAAAATGGATATTTTAAGTTAACAGTGACTATTCCACAGAAGTATCCGTTTGAACCGCCGCTGGTGAAATTCATAACGCCGGTGTACCATCCGAACATAGACAAAG GTGGCAGAATATGCATGGATATGTTAAAAATGCCTCCCCATGGTACTTGGTTACCTACAATCACATTAGAAACTCTCCTAGTGTCACTTCAAACCTTGCTGGGAAACCCAAATCCGGATGACCCTCTCATGATGGACTTAGCtacagaatataaatttaatattaaggaATATATAGAAAAAGCAAGGAAATATACTGAGAAATATGCTAAGCCATGA
- the LOC113493942 gene encoding putative uncharacterized protein DDB_G0281733, whose product MATEITYFILFGLLASSRTSTSYRNSGTNHIEFLKRLEEYYDQDKYDSSRDENSSKSHYSDKYRQPYDDSPSTYSKNNQSEETIFQPFENTAKDDVIKYRAVSKLPHLNAFHEAVTEQGASYNMENAGCMEKWAQCTHVVWKVGKMIEQDSPATVGEVLDFLVEYEKILKDKGEVIAHRPRTYDIPSNDGHTGMKINNKYLLRCKGHGCSFNKDNRQGRDGDDINNAGNRYLRHRHHRHENNKNSLRCVGSECGRNREDRDDNDYNDDRYDRNDNRNRDDNDDDRDDREDQDNRDNRNYRDDQNNRDDRDERDNWDNRYNRDNRDDRNDRDNRDDRDARGNWDNRNDRDSRDDTDERDNRDDQDNQDDRDNRDGQDNRDDWDSRDDQDNRDNRDDRDYNKNGKQGLRCVGNKCETNRDNGISRKEFRCRGDNCITDDESEDVDLSDSIKEHPKIQRLLKDREKLINKLKSLMSN is encoded by the coding sequence ATGGCAACAGAGatcacatatttcattttatttggcCTTCTTGCTTCATCAAGGACTTCGACGTCTTATAGAAATTCAGGTACAAACCATATTGAATTTCTCAAACGCCTAGAAGAATATTACGATCAAGATAAATACGATAGCAGTCGCGACGAGAACAGTTCTAAGAGTCATTATTCGGACAAATATCGACAACCATACGATGATTCACCATCAACGTATTCAAAAAACAATCAAAGCGAGGAAACTATTTTTCAACCTTTTGAGAATACCGCAAAGGATGATGTGATTAAATATAGGGCCGTCTCAAAACTACCACATTTAAACGCCTTCCATGAAGCGGTTACTGAACAAGGAGCAAGTTATAACATGGAAAACGCTGGTTGTATGGAGAAGTGGGCGCAATGTACACATGTTGTGTGGAAAGTAGGCAAGATGATCGAACAGGACAGCCCGGCGACTGTTGGTGAGGTGCTAGACTTCCTAGTTGAATACGAAAAGATCCTAAAAGATAAAGGAGAGGTCATTGCACATCGACCCAGAACCTACGATATACCTAGCAATGATGGTCACACTGGCATGAAAatcaacaacaaatatttattacgcTGTAAAGGACACGGCTGTAGCTTCAATAAAGACAACAGGCAAGGTAGAGATGGTGATGATATAAATAACGCCGGTAACAGATATCTACGACACCGACACCATCGACAtgagaataacaaaaatagccTACGATGTGTTGGAAGTGAGTGTGGGAGAAACAGAGAAGACAGGGATGACAACGATTATAATGATGACAGGTATGATCGAAACGATAACCGGAATAGAGATGATAATGACGATGACCGCGATGACCGGGAAGATCAGGATAATCGAGACAATCGAAACTATCGGGACGATCAAAATAATCGAGATGATCGGGATGAACGGGACAATTGGGATAATCGATATAATCGCGACAACCGAGATGATCGAAATGATCGGGACAATAGAGATGATCGTGACGCTCGTGGTAATTGGGATAATCGAAACGATCGGGACAGTCGAGACGATACGGATGAACGGGATAATCGGGACGATCAGGACAATCAAGATGATCGGGACAATCGAGATGGTCAGGACAATCGAGACGATTGGGACAGTCGAGATGACCAGGACAATCGGGACAATAGAGACGATCGGGACTACAACAAAAATGGCAAACAGGGGCTTCGCTGTGTCGGAAACAAGTGTGAGACAAATCGGGACAATGGGATTTCTAGAAAAGAATTCCGATGTCGCGGTGATAATTGTATCACAGATGACGAATCAGAGGATGTTGATTTGTCAGATTCCATTAAAGAACATCCAAAGATTCAAAGACTACTAAAAGATAgagaaaaattaattaataagttaaagAGTCTCATGTCTAATTAA
- the LOC113494519 gene encoding uncharacterized protein LOC113494519, with the protein MLTKLSLLGIILSPTLAQFSLGSIRPDVSFNEDNDRFDVTDLMTKRMFRETPNVEDGDSDEEEGFRRNFRGGNNYNQLLDILTRKHAENMFHSRKADGGFAYDNRMDSSEGGSVDDFEANLEKFKNLKANRRNVDDLNNVHGYRKYRRSMKPDPVDEIMMHHAVPITFEIDGYLIPPLK; encoded by the exons atg CTGACAAAACTCTCCCTCCTCGGCATCATCCTATCCCCCACACTCGCACAATTCAGCCTCGGCTCCATACGACCCGACGTCAGCTTCAATGAAGACAATGACCGTTTCGACGTCACCGACTTGATGACCAAGAGAATGTTCCGAGAGACCCCTAACGTTGAAGATGGGGACAGTGATGAAGAAGAAGGCTTCAGGAGGAATTTCCGCGGTGGAAATAATTACAATCAACTACTAGACATACTCACACGAAAGCACGCAGAAAATATGTTCCATTCCAGGAAAGCTGACGGTGGATTCGCGTACGATAACAGAATGGACAGCAGCGAAGGCGGATCAGTCGATGATTTTGAGGCGAACCTAGAGAAGTTTAAGAACCTCAAGGCCAACAGACGGAACGTAGATGACTTGAACAATGTCCATGGATATCGGAAGTATAGGAGAAGCATGAAACCTGATCCAGTTGATGAAATCATGATGCATCATGCGGTGCCTATTACCTTCGAAATTGATGGCTACCTGATACCTCCGCTGAAATAA
- the LOC113494434 gene encoding kxDL motif-containing protein CG10681 produces the protein MANDTPESDFSIECFQNYSAPEVFVQGLAGMVNQNDVETVIRAQKNMLQRFEKTTEMLTNCNQLSASRLRAASTEFKKHTQLLLEMRKDLEFIFKKIRAIKTKLSTQYPEAYKTAVAASIANRRPVDDDDDEEFKPSSVMDRPESKMVATVSTETLKPTTSESGKKSKKKDQSDESNNNQDASVASEEKLKDVGRKKRNSSSSDTESASSGDDCSTDTG, from the exons ATGGCAAACGACACACCTGAGAGTGATTTTTCTATAGAATGCTTCCAAAATTACTCCGCTCCTGAGGTATTTGTGCAAGGATTAGCTGGGATGGTAAATCAAAATGATGTGGAGACGGTTATTCGTGCGCAGAAGAATAT GTTACAGAGGTTTGAGAAGACTACTGAGATGCTGACAAACTGCAACCAGCTGTCGGCGAGCCGTCTCCGAGCTGCCTCCACCGAGTTCAAGAAGCACACGCAGCTGCTGCTGGAGATGAGGAAGGACCTGGAGTTCATATTCAAAAAGATTAGAgctattaaaactaaacttag CACCCAGTACCCAGAAGCCTACAAAACAGCAGTGGCAGCTTCAATAGCCAACAGACGACccgttgatgatgatgatgatgaagaattCAAGCCATCATCAGTCATGGACCGACCGGAATCCAAAATGGTGGCCACTGTATCAACAGAAACTTTAAAACCTACCACAAGCGAATCTGGCAAGAAGTCCAAGAAGAAAGACCAAAGTGATGAGAGCAATAACAATCAGGACGCCAGTGTTGCCAGTGAGGAAAAGTTAAAGGATGTTGGTAGAAAAAAGAGGAATAGTAGTTCTTCAGACACGGAAAGCGCCAGCTCCGGTGATGACTGCAGCACAGACACTGGCTGA
- the LOC113494433 gene encoding probable ATP-dependent helicase PF08_0048, producing the protein MTSKVSYFVLLGIITFSSSKPAPKEDTFFVKNEHELQRLLEALANQGKYDIELSRYDDSPDSLTDDKSRFQLDEKPRKLYRSDKARSRYSRGSLEQLDGDVAANLANLLNNNILDKKSGNKRISRNDNNLLQKLFGLAGDNNYLGRGDEDNEYENDEILTFLNNLQKQLEENGDYEGFFRTKNRNNRNDNDRDNRNDDRYDRGNEARYLDDGDDRYDDRDDRNNRDRNQDYRDDRVADKYGRGGNRAKNVDDRDDRYDNKDYRGKNRDDRDDRDDDRGNRARNYDDRDDRNNRDDRDDRDNRNDGDRNNRNDDARNNINDDDRKNRNYDDRNNRDVLRNRNDDRNDRNDDDRKNRNDDDRNDRNDDDRNDRNDDDRKNRNDDDRNDRNDDDRKNRNDDDRNDDDRNDDDRKNRNDDDRKNRDILRIRSDDYKNYRDALRNRNDLDRNDRDRDTLRCRGNKCYKRSRHDYNDGELRFDSNNYVKKYKLNEDTDAVVLGLTDVDRLLTKLNAPKPQRSNKLRAQKLLENIDLDKLLDRANKDKRSNVEAVVFDLTKLEDGDVLAKQIQRLLSKNDQGLDAEYEDYGNFVEDNLKLGSFNLKKKAYKPRSDSKIVAHSEDNNNVYVPKWLLSEVLSKSKLRDASPIQLLKSVLPLTKQKKSRVMRIFDKKDLSTLPPKKIFRRNFEHDVGVPFHLEVEGLGQVKP; encoded by the coding sequence atgacGTCTAAGgtatcttattttgttttacttggaATCATAACGTTCTCTAGCAGCAAACCAGCGCCCAAAGaagatacattttttgttaaGAATGAACATGAACTTCAAAGGTTGCTGGAGGCACTGGCTAACCAAGGTAAATACGACATAGAGTTAAGTCGGTATGACGACAGCCCTGATTCATTAACTGATGACAAAAGCCGCTTCCAACTCGATGAGAAGCCTCGGAAACTATACCGGAGCGACAAAGCAAGGAGCCGATACTCCCGCGGATCGCTCGAACAACTAGATGGTGATGTCGCAGCCAATCTCGCTAACTTACTCAATAACAACATTCTGGACAAAAAGAGTGGCAACAAGCGGATTAGCAGAAATGACAACAATCTACTTCAAAAGTTATTTGGTCTAGCAGGCGATAACAATTATTTAGGTAGAGGGGATGAAGATAACGAAtatgaaaatgatgaaattttaacatTCCTAAATAACCTACAAAAGCAATTAGAAGAAAATGGCGATTACGAAGGATTTTTCCGTACTAAAAATAGGAACAACAGGAATGACAATGACAGGGACAATAGAAATGATGACAGGTATGACAGGGGTAATGAAGCCAGGTACCTAGACGACGGGGATGACCGATACGATGATAGGGACGACAGAAACAATCGAGACAGGAACCAGGACTACAGAGATGACAGGGTTGCCGATAAGTATGGAAGGGGGGGAAACCGAGCAAAAAACGTAGATGACAGGGATGATCGATATGACAATAAGGATTATCGAGGAAAGAACAGGGATGACAGGGATGATAGGGATGACGATAGAGGTAACCGTGCAAGGAACTATGATGATCGGGATGATAGAAATAACAGAGATGATAGAGATGACAGGGATAATAGAAATGATGGCGACAGAAATAATAGAAACGATGATgctagaaataatataaacgatgatgacagaaaaaataGAAACTACGATGACAGAAATAACAGAGATGTACTAAGGAATAGAAATGATGACAGGAACGACAGAAATGACGATGATAGGAAAAACAGAAATGATGACGACAGAAACGACAGAAATGATGATGACCGAAACGACAGAAATGATGATGACAGGAAAAACAGAAATGATGATGACAGAAACGACAGAAATGATGATGACAGGAAAAACAGAAATGATGATGACAGAAACGATGACGACAGAAACGACGATGACAGGAAGAACAGGAACGATGATGATAGGAAGAATAGAGATATACTGAGAATCAGAAGTGATGATTACAAAAACTACAGAGACGCACTGAGGAACAGAAACGACTTGGATAGAAACGACAGAGATAGAGATACTCTTCGCTGCCGAGGAAACAAATGTTACAAAAGAAGTAGACACGATTACAATGATGGCGAGTTAAGATTCGACTCCAACAACTATGTtaagaaatacaaattaaacgAAGATACGGACGCGGTTGTTCTTGGGCTAACCGATGTAGACCGTTTACTGACAAAACTAAACGCCCCGAAACCACAGCGTTCTAACAAACTAAGAGCACAAAAATTACTCGAGAACATTGATCTGGATAAACTTCTCGACAGAGCTAATAAGGATAAGCGGTCAAACGTGGAAGCTGTCGTCTTCGACCTCACGAAACTAGAAGACGGGGACGTGCTGGCTAAACAAATCCAAAGGTTACTTTCTAAGAATGATCAAGGATTGGATGCGGAATATGAAGACTACGGAAATTTCGTCGAGGACAACCTAAAACTCGGATCATTTAACCTGAAAAAGAAAGCGTACAAACCAAGATCTGACTCAAAAATAGTTGCGCATTCCGAAGACAACAACAATGTTTACGTTCCAAAATGGTTGCTCAGTGAAGTTTTATCGAAATCCAAGTTGAGAGACGCAAGTCCAATACAGTTGCTGAAATCCGTGCTACCTTtgacgaaacaaaaaaagtcCAGAGTAATGagaatttttgataaaaaagattTGTCAACTTTACCCCCTAAGAAAATATTTCGACGCAACTTTGAGCACGACGTTGGAGTTCCTTTCCACTTAGAAGTAGAGGGGTTAGGCCAAGTTAAACCTTAA